In one window of Cytophagaceae bacterium ABcell3 DNA:
- a CDS encoding Mrp/NBP35 family ATP-binding protein has translation MSLTKDDIRKALSTVQEPDLKKDLITLDMVKDIEVQGNKASFTVVLTTPACPLKEVIRKDCVDAVHKHVGESVNVEVNFTADVTSVRTGPVLPGVKNIIAVASGKGGVGKSTVTANLAIALAKTGASVGLIDADIFGPSMPVMFGLEDEKPRIEEDEAGKQQIIPLEQYGVKLMSIGFLTPAESAVVWRGPMASSALKQIIGDSKWGELDYLLVDLPPGTSDIHLTLVQSVPVTGAIIVTTPQKVAMADAIKGLAMFVQPQINVPVLGVVENMAYFTPAELPDNKYYLFGKDGGKELAEKFDVPFLGQIPLVQGIRESGDSGRPAVLDHDVHTNAFTNLAQTVAQQVAIRNATMDSTKPVETKI, from the coding sequence ATGAGCCTCACAAAAGACGATATAAGAAAAGCGCTAAGCACAGTACAAGAGCCCGACTTAAAGAAAGACCTGATAACGCTCGATATGGTAAAAGATATTGAGGTACAGGGAAACAAAGCCTCTTTTACCGTAGTCTTGACCACCCCTGCTTGTCCGCTGAAAGAAGTAATAAGAAAGGATTGCGTGGATGCTGTCCATAAACATGTAGGAGAATCAGTAAACGTTGAAGTGAACTTTACTGCCGATGTTACGAGTGTGCGTACAGGTCCTGTTTTACCAGGCGTCAAAAATATAATAGCTGTAGCCTCTGGAAAAGGTGGCGTAGGGAAGTCAACTGTTACGGCAAACTTGGCCATAGCCCTTGCTAAAACCGGTGCCAGTGTAGGTTTGATAGATGCTGACATCTTTGGCCCTTCTATGCCGGTCATGTTTGGCCTGGAAGACGAAAAGCCAAGGATTGAGGAAGATGAAGCAGGCAAGCAGCAAATCATCCCACTGGAGCAGTATGGTGTCAAACTTATGTCTATAGGCTTTCTGACCCCTGCTGAAAGCGCCGTTGTCTGGAGAGGTCCTATGGCAAGTTCGGCACTGAAGCAAATTATCGGTGACTCTAAATGGGGCGAGCTAGATTACTTACTTGTAGACTTACCTCCAGGGACCAGCGACATACACCTAACTTTGGTTCAAAGCGTTCCGGTAACAGGTGCTATTATAGTCACTACGCCACAAAAAGTAGCCATGGCAGATGCTATCAAAGGTCTGGCCATGTTCGTACAGCCACAAATCAATGTGCCAGTACTTGGTGTTGTAGAAAATATGGCGTATTTTACACCCGCAGAACTTCCTGATAATAAGTACTATTTATTTGGAAAAGACGGCGGAAAAGAATTAGCTGAGAAGTTTGATGTACCATTTCTAGGACAAATCCCGTTGGTACAAGGTATAAGGGAGAGTGGAGACTCAGGTCGTCCGGCAGTACTGGATCATGATGTTCATACAAATGCTTTTACCAACTTGGCCCAAACAGTTGCCCAGCAGGTAGCCATTAGAAATGCCACCATGGACTCTACCAAGCCAGTTGAAACAAAAATTTAA
- a CDS encoding PASTA domain-containing protein, translating to MQFKANKLLKTGLHLGIMASIVFVLAMIFFYYYLPNTTRHGESITVPSIAGMTIDEVEQYLTTRELRYQINDSAYSSEVKPHTVISQHPAPGSKVKQNRKIYITVSSKIPPLVKMPNLKDFSLRNAEMALKSYGLLMEVKYVPSPFSNLVLEQHFKGKPIEEGTEISKGSKIKLLVGNGVGEDDREIPNITGMPFDEAKVKVSGMDLEINLIREEFSPDHEPGTIIKQKPASTPDKKMKSGEVIDVWVAE from the coding sequence ATGCAGTTCAAGGCAAATAAATTATTAAAAACAGGACTACACCTGGGCATTATGGCTTCTATAGTCTTTGTCCTTGCAATGATATTTTTCTATTACTACTTGCCCAATACTACTCGGCATGGAGAAAGTATAACAGTGCCTTCTATTGCGGGCATGACCATAGATGAAGTAGAGCAGTACCTGACGACCAGAGAGCTCCGCTATCAAATCAACGATTCTGCCTACTCGTCAGAGGTTAAACCACATACGGTTATCAGCCAACATCCGGCACCTGGCTCCAAAGTAAAGCAGAACAGAAAAATATATATAACAGTAAGCTCCAAAATACCGCCATTGGTAAAAATGCCCAATCTCAAAGATTTCTCATTGAGAAATGCGGAAATGGCGTTGAAAAGCTATGGTTTACTCATGGAGGTAAAATATGTTCCAAGCCCGTTTTCTAACCTTGTACTGGAACAACACTTTAAAGGGAAACCTATTGAGGAAGGTACAGAAATATCAAAAGGCTCGAAGATAAAACTATTAGTAGGAAATGGCGTTGGAGAAGACGACCGTGAAATACCTAATATTACCGGTATGCCTTTTGACGAGGCAAAAGTAAAAGTATCTGGCATGGATTTAGAAATAAACCTGATAAGGGAGGAGTTTTCTCCTGATCATGAACCAGGAACCATAATTAAGCAAAAACCAGCCTCTACTCCAGATAAAAAAATGAAGTCTGGAGAAGTAATAGATGTTTGGGTGGCAGAGTAA
- a CDS encoding (2Fe-2S) ferredoxin domain-containing protein, which yields MGKEFKTPSQIIYVCTGSKCGKRGGKEISKLFKSHIKDNGLKNEIEVIKTDCTDRCKFAPVMCFQPQNKWYHQLSLPEAMKAFEEETGEKKLG from the coding sequence ATGGGCAAAGAATTTAAAACACCTTCACAAATTATATATGTATGTACGGGAAGCAAATGTGGCAAGAGGGGCGGCAAAGAGATAAGCAAGCTTTTCAAAAGCCATATTAAAGATAATGGGCTAAAAAACGAGATAGAGGTTATAAAAACAGACTGTACAGACCGCTGCAAATTTGCTCCGGTCATGTGTTTTCAACCTCAAAACAAGTGGTACCACCAACTCAGCTTGCCAGAAGCCATGAAAGCTTTTGAAGAAGAAACAGGTGAGAAAAAACTTGGGTAA
- a CDS encoding ferritin, whose product MKDLLRLRTSLTEEIENLLNEQVKREAVSSSAYLAMASWCDQKGYDYSADHFYKQSGEEREHMLKLFKYINDVGGKAISPDLPAVQQDFESLKSVFETALEHEISITQSINMIVDRCYKAKDFTTVNFLQWFLNEQIEEEYIARRALELFDVIGEEGVGTFMIDKQVKNLKYEG is encoded by the coding sequence ATGAAAGACTTATTAAGACTCAGAACTTCTTTAACTGAAGAAATAGAAAACTTGCTAAACGAGCAGGTGAAAAGAGAAGCAGTGTCTTCTTCTGCTTATCTGGCCATGGCTTCTTGGTGCGACCAAAAAGGTTATGACTACAGCGCTGATCACTTTTACAAGCAGTCTGGCGAAGAGCGCGAGCATATGCTGAAGCTTTTTAAATATATTAATGATGTGGGAGGTAAAGCTATTTCTCCTGACTTGCCTGCTGTTCAGCAAGATTTCGAATCTTTAAAGAGTGTTTTTGAAACTGCCCTTGAGCATGAAATTTCTATCACTCAGTCTATCAATATGATTGTAGACCGTTGTTACAAAGCCAAGGACTTTACTACTGTTAATTTCCTTCAGTGGTTCTTGAATGAGCAGATTGAAGAAGAGTACATTGCAAGAAGAGCGCTTGAACTGTTTGATGTAATTGGTGAAGAAGGTGTAGGTACATTCATGATTGACAAACAAGTCAAAAACCTTAAATATGAAGGGTAA
- a CDS encoding NifU family protein → MKSELIDKIEQALDSIRPYLEADGGNVRVLDVTEDNVVKLELLGACGTCPMSPMTLKAGVEEAIKKAVPQIKAIEAINTTK, encoded by the coding sequence GTGAAATCAGAACTTATAGACAAGATAGAACAGGCACTGGACAGTATCAGGCCTTATCTGGAGGCAGATGGCGGCAATGTGCGGGTATTGGACGTAACAGAAGACAATGTGGTAAAGCTAGAGCTTTTAGGAGCCTGTGGCACTTGTCCTATGTCCCCTATGACACTTAAAGCAGGGGTTGAAGAGGCCATCAAAAAGGCTGTGCCGCAAATTAAAGCCATAGAAGCTATTAATACTACTAAGTAA
- a CDS encoding D-alanine--D-alanine ligase — MRIGIFFGGQSREREISFAGGRTIYDNLNKLLFEAVPIFVDSTGNLILLDWQYIYKGTIRDFYPPLDAIPDSPNGFQIYIESLDSLSPEEQEKLINKVGRKVSPDELAQLMDFAFLSLHGPYGEDGNLQGMLEWYNIPYSGCGILPSAIGINKLVQKGIMANANFAGPVHTTLSKKDWLQTDNKKALFGQLHDALGLPFVLKAPYQGSSIGIAVVSDDNIEQFTKSVNKAFFLHTITKSEWTSMPTEKKVLFIRQLTDIREGIGMPVISEGQQINHPEDLLAYLEEQFGSSDKDITLESLDNEETIIAESFLKGKEFSCIVIQDEEGNPLALPPTEIIKGNNLFDYRSKYLPGMSRKITPINIPEEQIENIRKECSRLFKTLNCNVYARIDGFINEQGEIFLNDPNTTSGMLPSSFFFHQAAEIGMNPSQFLTYIIRTSLSERIKTGKKTFKMKQLLNGLDDKLQQLASEKVTKKKVAVIMGGFSSERHISVESGRNIYEKLASSKKYEPIPVFLTGSEEAHELYVIPVNIMLKDNADDIKEKVKASSYEKHPLLKKIVTEANDITKKYVSNIISQPQRINYEDLSKMVDAVFIALHGRPGEDGAVQNELEKYAVPYNGSGIESSQTTINKFETNRILRENGVKVANHMLIMLNEWQKDAQSVLDKVESGFSYPIIAKPADDGCSSAVKKIKSREELEAFTKLIFGLEDIHDSPSAKLLNIKYNEEFPQKTFFLIEDLVSKGNAKHFLEITGGLMTQYNDKGEVRYEVFEPSEALASGDVLSLEEKFLAGEGQNITPARFASDPESYKKIASQVKAELEKTAKILNVQGYARIDAFVRIYDDLRTETIIIEVNSLPGMTPATCIFHQTAISGYKPYDFIDKILTFGIHREQNRPKHAVQGK; from the coding sequence ATGAGAATAGGTATTTTTTTTGGGGGCCAATCACGGGAAAGGGAAATCTCCTTTGCCGGTGGCCGTACTATATATGACAATTTGAACAAACTCCTCTTTGAGGCTGTGCCTATATTTGTGGACAGTACCGGAAATTTGATCCTTCTGGACTGGCAATATATATACAAAGGTACAATCAGAGATTTTTACCCTCCTTTAGATGCAATTCCTGACTCTCCAAATGGATTTCAAATATATATAGAGTCGCTTGACTCATTGAGCCCAGAAGAACAGGAAAAACTGATCAATAAGGTAGGCAGAAAAGTTTCTCCCGACGAACTGGCTCAGCTAATGGATTTTGCCTTCCTTAGCTTGCACGGCCCTTATGGCGAAGACGGGAACCTGCAAGGCATGCTGGAGTGGTACAATATTCCATACTCAGGATGTGGCATTTTGCCTTCAGCCATCGGCATCAACAAATTGGTTCAAAAAGGGATCATGGCCAATGCAAATTTTGCAGGCCCTGTGCATACTACTTTGTCCAAAAAAGATTGGCTCCAAACTGATAATAAAAAAGCGCTTTTCGGCCAGCTTCATGATGCGTTAGGACTCCCTTTTGTCTTGAAAGCACCCTATCAAGGTTCTTCCATTGGAATTGCCGTTGTAAGTGATGACAATATAGAGCAGTTTACCAAATCCGTTAACAAGGCCTTTTTCCTTCATACGATCACAAAATCAGAATGGACGAGCATGCCCACTGAGAAAAAGGTACTTTTTATCCGTCAATTGACCGATATCAGAGAGGGAATTGGCATGCCTGTTATATCCGAAGGTCAGCAAATAAACCATCCTGAGGACTTATTGGCTTACCTTGAAGAACAGTTTGGAAGCTCAGATAAAGACATTACCCTAGAAAGCCTTGACAATGAAGAAACCATCATTGCAGAAAGCTTTTTGAAAGGTAAAGAATTTTCATGCATTGTCATTCAAGACGAAGAAGGCAATCCGTTGGCACTTCCTCCAACAGAAATAATCAAAGGCAACAACCTTTTTGATTACCGATCTAAGTACCTGCCAGGAATGAGCCGTAAGATCACACCTATCAACATTCCTGAAGAACAAATTGAAAACATTAGAAAAGAATGTTCGAGACTGTTTAAAACCTTAAACTGCAATGTTTACGCAAGGATAGACGGCTTTATCAATGAACAAGGCGAGATTTTCCTGAACGACCCTAACACAACCTCAGGTATGCTCCCATCGTCTTTCTTCTTCCACCAGGCAGCCGAAATAGGCATGAACCCAAGTCAGTTCTTGACTTACATCATCAGAACTTCGCTATCTGAAAGGATTAAAACTGGCAAAAAAACATTTAAAATGAAGCAGTTGCTGAATGGGCTTGATGACAAGCTTCAACAACTAGCTTCTGAAAAAGTGACCAAAAAGAAAGTAGCGGTTATCATGGGAGGTTTTTCTTCAGAAAGGCATATTTCTGTTGAAAGTGGAAGAAACATTTATGAAAAACTTGCTTCCAGCAAAAAATATGAACCGATACCTGTTTTCTTAACAGGAAGTGAAGAGGCGCACGAGCTATACGTTATTCCGGTAAATATCATGCTAAAGGACAATGCCGATGATATCAAGGAAAAAGTAAAAGCCAGCAGCTATGAAAAACACCCGCTGCTTAAGAAAATAGTAACCGAAGCGAATGACATTACCAAAAAATACGTAAGCAACATTATATCGCAACCACAACGCATCAACTATGAAGACTTGTCTAAAATGGTAGATGCCGTATTCATTGCGTTACATGGCCGGCCAGGCGAAGACGGGGCTGTTCAAAACGAACTAGAAAAATATGCAGTGCCATATAATGGTTCAGGCATAGAAAGCTCTCAAACCACCATCAACAAGTTTGAGACCAACAGGATACTCCGTGAAAATGGTGTAAAAGTAGCCAACCATATGCTAATCATGCTGAATGAATGGCAAAAAGATGCGCAAAGCGTCTTGGACAAGGTCGAGTCTGGCTTCTCTTACCCAATTATAGCCAAACCTGCCGATGATGGCTGTAGTTCAGCAGTAAAAAAAATCAAAAGCAGGGAAGAGTTAGAAGCTTTCACCAAATTGATATTTGGCCTGGAGGATATACACGACTCCCCTTCCGCCAAGCTTTTAAATATTAAGTACAATGAGGAGTTCCCGCAAAAAACCTTCTTTTTGATAGAAGACCTTGTTTCCAAAGGGAACGCCAAGCACTTCTTGGAGATAACCGGCGGTCTAATGACCCAATATAACGACAAAGGAGAAGTAAGGTATGAGGTTTTTGAACCTTCTGAAGCCTTGGCCAGTGGCGATGTGCTTTCTCTTGAAGAAAAATTCCTTGCCGGAGAAGGACAAAATATCACCCCGGCGCGTTTTGCTTCAGACCCGGAAAGCTATAAGAAAATAGCCTCACAGGTAAAGGCCGAGCTTGAGAAAACGGCAAAAATACTTAATGTACAAGGTTATGCAAGAATAGATGCTTTTGTGCGCATCTATGACGACTTACGTACAGAAACAATAATCATTGAGGTAAACTCGTTACCAGGTATGACGCCAGCCACCTGCATATTTCATCAGACGGCTATTAGCGGGTACAAGCCTTATGATTTTATTGATAAAATTCTGACATTTGGAATCCACAGAGAACAAAACCGTCCAAAACATGCAGTTCAAGGCAAATAA